In Ammospiza caudacuta isolate bAmmCau1 chromosome Z, bAmmCau1.pri, whole genome shotgun sequence, the genomic stretch TTTATTACCAGCCTCACCACCTCCCTCGGCGAGACAGGCTATGAGCCAGGCTGCGAGCCAGGCTGCGAGCCAAGCTGCGAGCCAAGCTCCACAGAGCGCTCTACTATCCGCTTCGCCGCCTCCTTTAACAAGCCAGCCCCCCCTAAGGAGCCAGGCTCCGCAGGGTgctccgcagggtgctttaTTGCCCGCTTTGCCGCAGGCTATGCATAGCACTTCTGAGTCTCCCGTATCTCCTGCATCGCAGCAGCCGGGGCCAAAAACGTATGCTCCATTCCCGAAAAGCAATCAGAGCCCTGGGTTGGAAAACGATCGAGCGGCGATGATTGCAAGAGAAAGACGAGATGCGTGGGCAGCTCTGGCCAAAGATGCCGTGGAAAAGGGAGACCATGAGTTGATAAGCTTGGCGAGCGAACTGGCTTGTCCGGTTATTTTCACCCCTCAGGCCGGAGGAGGCATACAGGCTACAATCAGTGCTTTAGACTGGAAGATGTTATCTCAGTTGCGAGCCACTGTTAGCCAGTTTGGTTTTAAAAGCGAACCAGCCAAGCAAATGCTCGATTATATTTTTGACACAAGCATTCTTCTTATTAATGATTGTCGTGGCatagttaaattaatctttacccAACATCAACAATTGCTGTTTAATGCTCATTGGCAAGCGCTCATTAACGAGTGCGTGGCAGTACAAATGCAGCAGGGTGACCCCCTCCATGGCGTCACTGTTAATGAGCTTATGGGTCTGGGACCTTTCCTTCGCACTGAGGCACAAGCTTTAATAGGTCAGGAGAAGTGCCGGGATGCAATGAGGTTAGTCAGACTTGCAATAGAAAGGGTAAAGGAACCAGGAGGGATACCAGTATATATGGGAATTaagcaaggcagagaggaatcattTGGCGCTTTTATTGATAGAGCTGCGGCTGCAATTGAGAGAGCAGGAGTAGAAGAATATATGCACGGGGCCCTTCTCAAACAGTGTGCCATCCAAAATTGTAATTCTGCTACTAGGAACATACTTAATACCTTAGGTGCGAATTGGACTATAGAGGAGGCATTAGAGAGGATGGCTCTCATACCAACCGGGCAGCAGGCTTTAGTGGTAGATGCAATTAAACAGCTAGGAGTAGGCTTGCAAGAACAGACAAAGTCTTCTCAGAGTCAGGTGTTAGCCGCGCTTGCACCTCTCCAAGCGTCAGCCGCATTTGCAGCATCAAATAAAAGGGGCCGCGTGAAATATTTTCGCTGTGGAGGCATTGGCCATACGCGCCAGGAATGCCAGGCTATCAGAATCTGGTGCCAGAAATGCCGTATGGATAATCATCATACAAGCGCTTGTAAATGGAGGTCGGGAAACTTCTCCAGGAGCGCGTATTCCCGCAGCAGCCACGCCCAGACACAAGTTGCCGCTGCAGAAACAACACCACCCCGTGCCTTCAACCCTCCGCAGCAGGGAGCCTCCAGCCCTCCACAGCAGGCAGTCTCCAACCAGCCGCAGCCGGGAGTCTCCAGCCCGCCACAGCAGGGAGCCTCGGCATGGACCTGGCAGCCGCAGTAGACGTAACGCTGATGACTCCGCACCCGCAAAAAATCCCTACGGGAGTCCAAGGACCTATTATTATACAGAACAAAGTGGTGGGTGCGCTACTATTTGGGAGATCTTCTGCATCTATGTTAGGACTGTTTGTTTTACCTGGCGTTATTGACGCGGATTACACGGGAGAGATTATGGTAATGGCTTAcaccccttttcctcctcttcaaaTAAACAAAGGACAAAGGATTGCTCAGCTGGTACCGCTTGAGCAAATGATGAAAGGAATACAACCCATAAAAACCCAAGAGAGGAGAGACAGTGCTTTTGGTTCTACAGGAGGACTTACTTTGTTAACTTTAAATCTTGCCGAGAGACCCAAGAAAAAAGTAGAGATAGAATTTAACCGACAGAAAAGGTCGTTTTCAGGTCTGCTGGATACTGGAGCAGATTCCAGCATTATTAGTCCTAACTGCTGGCCTCATCACTGGCCCTTGCAGCCGGCAGCCACTGCAGTATCCGGGGTAGGAGGATTTACCCTGGCTAGCCGCTCACCCCCCCTCCAAGTTCATATCGACGGGAAGCAGCTGACGGCAACTTTTTCAGTGGTACAGTTACCACATACTGTTCAATGCCTTATAGGTAGGGACATTATGGCTCAGCTGGGGGTTGTTTTAACAAATGAACACCCTTTGGAGTAAaagccattgcttggactttcccaaTTCCCATCACCTGGGTTGATGACACCCCGGTATGGGTTAAGCAATGGCCTTTGAAAGGGGAAAGTTTGCAACACGCACATCAGCTCGTTTCAGAACAGTTTCAACAGGGACATTTGCGTTTGTCTACCAGCCCCTGGAATACCCCAAGTTTTGTAATTAAGAAGGAGTCAGGAAAATACAGACTGCTCCATGATTTGCATGCTGTTAATGATCAGATGGAACCTATGGGCTCATTACAACCTGGATTACCTAACCCAGCCATGATCCAGATGGATTGGCCTTTGCTGATTATTGATCTTAAGGACTGCTTTTTTACTATCGCCCTTCACCCGCAGGATATGCGACGATTTGCCTTCACATTATCTGCGATTAACAAAGAAGCACCCGATCAGAGGTTTGAATGAACCGTATTACAGCAGGGCATGCGGAACAGCCCCACCTTGTGTCAGCTTTATGTCAGTGCAGCTTTGCAACCTCTTAGGAAGCAATGGCCTAATACAGTgatatatcattacatggatgatGTATTGTTTGCTCAGCCGATGCCTTTCACACAACAACAAGTCCAGGAAATAAGAACAACACTCGCACAATACTCTCTATTAGTAGCTCCTGAGAAAATTCAAACAACTGCTCCCTGGAAATACCTGGGATGGTCTATGACAGAACAAATTGTTAAACCTCAAAAGctgcaattaaaaacaaaaataactacCTTAAATGATGCTCAGAGATTCTTGGGTGATTTACAGTGGTTAAAACCGATGGTGGGAATACCTAATGAACTGCTTGAGGAGTTGCGTCCACTGTTAAAAGGAACTGACCCAATTCATCTGGTGTGTATTACTGACAAGCAACAGCGGGCCATTCAACAAATTATGGACTGTGTTATGCATGGACATGTTTATCGAAGGGATCCAGATGTACCCATAGATCTTACCATCTGGAAGGGCCCACAATATCTTTTGGGAGCACTTACGCAatgcaaaaaagaaacaagggAAACACGGATATTAGAATGGATCTCCCCCCCACTACAGCAAAGCAAGACTCTTCTtcaaaaaattgaaatgttaGTGGATTTGATaaagaagggcagagaaagGATGTTGCAGGTAGCTGGGTTAGAACCAGCTGCCATCAAGATACCAATGAAAAAGGATACCTTGGACTGGTATTTGACTAATTCAGAGGAAATGCAGGAAGCCCTTTTGGGTGCATGTTGTCCTATTGAAACACACCAGCTTCGACCAGCGTTCATTCAGTGGATAGGGGACTGGGACTGGATAACTCGTCCAAAGCGAGAGAAATCTCCTATCTCAGATGCCATTACTGCATTTACAGACGCTGGCAGGAAATCAAGAACTGCCGCAATaacctggcaagaaaagggagTATGGAAGCATCATATTCTGCAAGCGAAAGCAGTGGACAGCCTACAAACCATGGAACTGTTAGCAGTGGTATGGGCAATGGTACAATTTAAGGAACCTTTGAATGTTGTTACAGACTCTCTGTATGTAGCAGGAGTTGTAGCAAGAATTGAAGATGCTTCCATAAAAGAGGTGCAAAATCAAAGACTATATGAACTACTATTGCAGCTAAAGAGAGCTACAAGATCCAGGGAACATGCTTATGCTGTAATTCATATTAGAAGTCATAAATGGAAGGTTGGTTTAGGTGAAGGGAATGATAGGGCAGATAGATTGGTTACCATTACCCAAAGTACACCTCTGTCAAGTCACCAGTTGGCTCGAGAGGCTCACTCAATGTTTCACCAGAATGCAAAAGGCTTAAGCAGAGAATTTAAGATAACACTCTCAGAAGCAAAAGCTATTGTGAGGGCTTGCCCGACTTGTAGTCATCATAATGGGGGAAGTGGTTTAGGCCTAGGAGTAAATCCACAAGGCCTGCAAACAAATGAattatggcaaatggatgttacaccTGTCCCTAGTTTTGGCAACCTAAAGTATGTACATGTATCCGTTGATACTTATAGCAAATATATATGGGCAACAGCTCAGTCAGGAGAAAAAGCTATACATGTAGAAAGACATCTGTACAGTTGCTTTGCAGTGATGGGTACACCAAAGAGAATTAAAACAGATAATGGTTCTGCCTATACCAGTCATAGAATAGGGAAATTCTTAAGAAATTGGGGGATTGAACATGTTACAGGTATTCCAAATTCCCCAACAGGGAGGCCATCATTGAAAGGGCACATGGTACCTTAAAGAAATATTTAGCCAAGCATGAGGAAGTAACTGACCCCCACGCCAGATTATTAAAAAGCCTATTTGTGATCAAtcatttgtgtgtgtttggtgatgtagggcagcccccagcagaACTACACTATAAGCCACATGAAATTAGTGAACAGGAAAAAGAAGTATGGGTAAAATACCGAGATCCCAAGACAGGGCTATGGAAGGATCCTGCTAAGGTCCTGTTCTGGGGAAGGGGATATCTTTGTATTTCCATCCCTACAGGAGCATTGTGGGTACCTGccaagtggactaaacctgttctTGATGCAGCGGCTGGTGGATCAACTCACGGAAGAGGACAAGGACCGTCTGGAGAAAAAGCTGCTCCTGATCCTGAGACCACTACTGCTTCAACTGAAGGGACACTCGAAGGCGATCGACAGGGCCATAACACGCCGTTGCCGGACGAccagggaactgattgacattattgaatcattatcatctttccatataaaaggactggcaaaagagaactgtcttgaatgtcacagcccaaattgtgctgcttgggttgcactgtgttgCGGGGGTTGTGACAagaccttttgggtggatcagttgtcactttttcatTTATGGTGTAACACCTGCAATTATAGACATACCTGGgaacataattgggagtgggcaCTACGGAATGAAACAGGgctaaacactgcctcagctttagatctttatgAATCACAttagcagaaaatcttggcttattatcagtgggaggtacagtgtgttttgaaaagggttaaagcTCAAAGTGCATCATATATAGCCTCTGTAGAGGCTGTAGAAAACTGGTGCCTTTAACACAACATTCTGTTGTAGGGCCTATAAAAGGAGATCCCAATCAGGCATTAGATAACTGCATTAGAAGGTTACAAAGGTGTGGTCTTCAGGTATCGGGAACAGtaaggttaaaaactgataagaaaaagaaggtcaaaataaaaccagaaaaattaggtttacttttgttatattgcttggtgtagtggtagctgaagaattaagggtAACACATTTTAGTCAACCTAGAGATAACGTATGGATAACACTTGCTAGGCAGATTAATCAGTcgtcgctttgtctcagcattggAGGAGTtactaacccatttcgaacatgtTTGGTAGGGCTTCCAGTAtggtctcctcaagaattctgcagtcttaTTAATAACCGTGCCTTATGTATGTGCAGTATGGTCaatattaaattgcctgcaCAAAAAGGGTATAATGCCAGTCAGAGTGACGGCTACCGTCAATGCCTGCTAATTCAATCACTTAAtactcctttgcattctccacctgaggagttggaGCTTTTCGGAAGTGCAAGTgctagcatgaccagcacttccAATGGTGGGTCGTTCAGCTTTGTTTACTCTAATCTTCAAAAGATGAATCAGCATAAACAGACATGGGCAACTCTGGATTCATCTCTAAGACCAGACATAGTGTCTAAACAACTTTATAACCAATGTAAAGGCTCTAGTATCATAACACCTAAGAAATTACCCACAGGGATATTTCTAATTtgcggagatagagcctggaatggaaTACCTGCCcaacctcagggtggaccttgttatttaggcaagttatcactaTTCCACCCTAATATATCTGTGTTAATGCAATTAAGTCATAAGTCAAACAGGCAAAAGCGCAGCTTACATAATTTAGACTGTAGTCAAGTAGGAGATCCATTGTTATGGAGTAAATTTAAACATATAATGGTTTCAGCTCTCCTACCatggggtgctgcaagcaaagcaatgactttagcaaaacaaatagggtgcTGGGCTAAGGGTGAATTGAATAAGACatcacagatattagatatgttaactgcagatgtacAGAGTGTTAAtcatgctgttttgcaaaatagagctgcCATAGATTTCTTACTATTAGCacaaggccatgggtgtgaagagtttgaagggatgtgttgcatgaacttatctgatcattctgtatctattcatgctaagttAAAAGAGCTACGGCTAGGGCTTAACAgccttaaggaagaagaaggattgggAATTGATGAGTGGCTTAAAAGTTTAGGATTGGGACCATGGCTAAGAAACCTTGTAAtatatgctatagggatattaggtgtactcttattgcttttacttatattacctTGTTTTTGTAGCTGTATCCAACagatggttagtaggatgatagagaaaacctggcaaactaacctcctttTGCTCAAAGAAAAAAGCGAAGGAagtgtggagagtttag encodes the following:
- the LOC131571630 gene encoding endogenous retrovirus group K member 7 Gag polyprotein-like, which codes for MRTVLLPASPPPSARQAMSQAASQAASQAASQAPQSALLSASPPPLTSQPPLRSQAPQGAPQGALLPALPQAMHSTSESPVSPASQQPGPKTYAPFPKSNQSPGLENDRAAMIARERRDAWAALAKDAVEKGDHELISLASELACPVIFTPQAGGGIQATISALDWKMLSQLRATVSQFGFKSEPAKQMLDYIFDTSILLINDCRGIVKLIFTQHQQLLFNAHWQALINECVAVQMQQGDPLHGVTVNELMGLGPFLRTEAQALIGQEKCRDAMRLVRLAIERVKEPGGIPVYMGIKQGREESFGAFIDRAAAAIERAGVEEYMHGALLKQCAIQNCNSATRNILNTLGANWTIEEALERMALIPTGQQALVVDAIKQLGVGLQEQTKSSQSQVLAALAPLQASAAFAASNKRGRVKYFRCGGIGHTRQECQAIRIWCQKCRMDNHHTSACKWRSGNFSRSAYSRSSHAQTQVAAAETTPPRAFNPPQQGASSPPQQAVSNQPQPGVSSPPQQGASAWTWQPQ